AGGGAGCCGCGCCTCTTGGCGGCCGCAGCCTTCTTGGCGGCCGCGGCGGCCGCGCGCTTCTTGCGCTGCTCGGCGAGCTGGTCCTGGTAGGCGGCGACGGCCCGGTGGTAGTCCGCGACGTAGGTCTTGCTGTCCAGGCGGTCCGCCTTGGGCATCGCCTTGACGGCGGCCAGGGCCTCCTCGGGGGATGTGTAGCCGGCCAGCATCGGGTTGATCTGGTAGACGCCGTTGCGGACCTTCTTGACCAGTTTGGCC
The DNA window shown above is from Streptomyces sp. HUAS 15-9 and carries:
- a CDS encoding helix-turn-helix domain-containing protein; amino-acid sequence: MSTLKWSATNADGLLADLDLPPAAYRALLKLRARSEAGGRIAMDQATLGQLLGLSRPSVNAALRELELAKLVKKVRNGVYQINPMLAGYTSPEEALAAVKAMPKADRLDSKTYVADYHRAVAAYQDQLAEQRKKRAAAAAAKKAAAAKRRGSLHAVS